From a region of the Haematobia irritans isolate KBUSLIRL chromosome 4, ASM5000362v1, whole genome shotgun sequence genome:
- the Srp9 gene encoding signal recognition particle 9, with protein MVFVKSWEDFEIAAENMYMANPASCRYTMKYIHTKGHILLKMTDNVKCIQYKAENMPDLKKIEKFSGNLMGHMASKE; from the exons AtggtttttgtaaaaagttggGAAGACTTTGAAATAGCTGCCGAAAATATGTACATGGCAAATCCGGCGTCGTGTCGTTATACCATGAAATATATTCATACCAAGGGCCACATACTGCTCAAGATGACGGACAATGTTAAG TGCATACAATACAAAGCTGAGAATATGCCTGATTTAAAGAAGATCGAAAAGTTTTCTGGGAATCTAATGGGTCATATGGCTTCAAAGGAATAA